The proteins below come from a single Mangifera indica cultivar Alphonso chromosome 16, CATAS_Mindica_2.1, whole genome shotgun sequence genomic window:
- the LOC123198859 gene encoding mitochondrial uncoupling protein 5-like codes for MGVKGFVEGGIASIVAGCSTHPLDLLKVRMQLQGEAHAPMQPVQSLRPALAFHTTTSAGHIQSPPRVGLLTLGIRLVQKEGVAALFSGVSATILRQTLYSTTRMGLYDILKQKWADPETRNMPLASKILAGLIAGGIGAVVGNPADVAMVRMQADGRLPPTQRRNYKSVVDAITRMAKQEGVTSLWRGSSLTVNRAMLVTASQLASYDQIKEMILAKEVMREGLGTHVTASFAAGFIAAVVSNPVDVIKTRVMNMKVEAGKAPPYQGAVDCAVKTVKAEGPMALYKGFIPTISRQGPFTIVLFVSLEQVRKLLKDL; via the coding sequence atgggtgTTAAAGGATTTGTTGAAGGCGGCATCGCTTCCATTGTCGCCGGATGTTCCACTCATCCACTTGATCTCCTCAAAGTCCGCATGCAGCTTCAGGGTGAAGCCCACGCTCCGATGCAGCCGGTTCAATCTCTCCGCCCGGCTTTGGCTTTCCACACAACTACCTCCGCCGGCCACATCCAATCACCTCCACGTGTGGGACTCCTCACCCTCGGCATCCGTCTTGTCCAGAAAGAAGGAGTTGCAGCGCTTTTCTCAGGCGTCTCAGCTACTATTCTCCGCCAGACTTTATACTCCACCACTCGAATGGGCCTTTACGATATCCTTAAGCAAAAGTGGGCCGACCCGGAAACCCGAAACATGCCTCTAGCGAGTAAAATCCTCGCCGGTTTAATAGCCGGAGGAATTGGAGCTGTTGTTGGGAACCCTGCTGACGTGGCAATGGTTCGTATGCAAGCCGACGGAAGACTCCCTCCGACTCAGCGTCGGAACTACAAGAGCGTGGTGGACGCAATCACGAGAATGGCGAAACAGGAAGGCGTGACGAGCCTGTGGCGTGGCTCATCCCTTACGGTGAACCGCGCCATGTTGGTAACGGCATCGCAGCTGGCGTCGTACGATCAGATAAAGGAAATGATTTTAGCAAAAGAAGTGATGCGTGAAGGGCTGGGGACGCACGTGACAGCGAGTTTCGCAGCTGGGTTCATTGCGGCGGTTGTCTCGAACCCGGTGGACGTGATAAAGACAAGGGTGATGAACATGAAGGTGGAGGCGGGGAAGGCCCCGCCTTATCAGGGAGCGGTAGATTGTGCGGTGAAGACGGTGAAGGCGGAGGGGCCAATGGCTCTGTATAAAGGGTTTATTCCGACGATATCGAGACAAGGGCCGTTTACCATCGTCCTGTTTGTTTCACTTGAGCAAGTGAGAAAGCTGCTCAAGGATTTGTAA